In Nicotiana tabacum cultivar K326 chromosome 19, ASM71507v2, whole genome shotgun sequence, one DNA window encodes the following:
- the LOC107820342 gene encoding phosphoglycerate mutase-like protein AT74H, with protein MIIQNNTNKQYIEFITRLCTYSPCICSNIMSLGKMLTNGTTHTTTSNHFPKRIILVRHGECLANADINLYGTTPNHKIELTQKGIEQAKQTGSLIKKLITSENAVESNNWKVFFYVSPAERTRRTLREMGQSFPKRKLMGVKEEYRLRELSFGNYHDPASIAKVKEERVKYGRFYYRVPGGETGAEVYDRISSFVECLRRDIEMKKFCDDTSQDTNIIIVTHGLSSRIFLMKWFEWTIEQFEDLNRMKTCEFQVLQLGQRGEYSLAFHHNDKKLREWGLSLDMIEDQKRRAYGPIVNSLELCDLYPYMDCFAEDSDEENTII; from the exons ATGATCATCCAAAATAACACAAACAAACAATATATAGAATTCATTACTAGACTTTGTACTTATTCCCCTTGTATCTGTTCTAATATAATGTCTCTGGGTAAAATGCTAACCAATGGCACTACCCACACCACCACCAGCAACCATTTTCCCAAACGCATAATCCTAGTCCGCCACGGCGAGTGTTTAGCAAATGCTGACATTAACCTTTACGGAACAACCCCAAATCACAAAATTGAACTGACACAAAAAGGGATTGAGCAGGCCAAGCAAACTGGATCCCTCATCAAGAAACTGATCACTTCTGAAAATGCTGTTGAATCTAACAATTGGAAAGTTTTTTTCTATGTTTCCCCTGCAGAGCGCACGAGAAGAACGTTGAGAGAGATGGGCCAATCGTTTCCAAAGAGGAAATTGATGGGAGTGAAGGAAGAGTACAGGCTCAGAGAATTGAGTTTTGGTAACTATCACGATCCTGCAAGTATTGCAAAGGTTAAAGAGGAACGAGTGAAGTACGGGAGGTTTTATTATAGAGTTCCTGGAGGTGAAACTGGGGCTGAAGTTTATGACCGCATATCAA GTTTTGTGGAATGCTTAAGGAGGGACATAGAGATGAAGAAGTTTTGTGACGATACATCTCAAGATACCAACATCATAATTGTTACACATGGACTGAGCAGTCGCATCTTCCTAATGAAATGGTTCGAGTGGACTATTGAGCAATTTGAGGATCTTAATAGGATGAAAACTTGTGAATTTCAAGTCCTGCAATTAGGGCAGAGAGGAGAATACAGCCTAGCATTTCATCACAACGATAAGAAACTTAGGGAATGGGGATTATCCCTTGACATGATAGAGGATCAGAAACGTAGAGCTTATGGCCCAATTGTTAATTCGCTGGAACTTTGTGATTTATATCCTTACATGGATTGCTTTGCAGAAGATTCAGATGAAGAGAATACTATTATATAA
- the LOC107820341 gene encoding receptor-like protein 49 isoform X2, with product MRSQIMFSQLFLILLLSICCRMSYVVAAANSSKCLQDQKVLLLQFKNNLTYDSEVSTKLVKWNQRIDCCQWQGITCNDAGQVIGLDLSYESFSGSINQLANLKFLSVIRLDVNNLSAPIPDFFLDFSNLTVLSLYSCNLIGEVPQKIFQVSTLQTINLSQNELWGSLPEFPSNGSLHTLDLSYTGFSGSIPTSIENLTMLSHVDLRLCNFTGSIPSSMENLTQLSYLDFNWNSFTGSFPTFKLSKNLTYITAAGNNLTGISSDWEGHENLEYLDLSNNSLSGLIPSSFFHLPSLVSLYLANNKFSGQITELQNVTSPLVTLDLSANKLEGPIPEFFFELHDLGTLALSSNNFSGTVHLKKFTKLNNLGSLDLSHNSLSIDTNISESDFALLPQLGGLFLVSCHLQNISFLKNQSSLQMLDLSSSQLTGEIPNWLWEINDGNLRFLNLSGNQFTHFQEPYRFGILDFLDLHSNMLTGNIPLPPIAAKYVDFSNNNFATLMPPDFGNYLEIAWFFSIANNKVIGNIPSSICKDSYLEVLDLSNNRLNGTIPPCLAETSSTLKVLNLGKNKLAGNIPRNISHNCQLRSLDLSQNLLSGQISPAFGNLKQLGSLDLSFNKLDGNIPEKLASLTFLSFLNLSYNELVGVIPRSTQFDTFAESFRGNKGLCGFQLNRTCKNISAVAPSEPEFEEENLISRTEIYVSIMLGFAVGIGIIFLPLLFSKRWNQSYNKLVDRWILRIFEQRDHDGITSKSISEPSWKKTEINR from the exons ATGAGAAGTCAAATTATGTTTTCCCAGCTTTTCTTGATCCTGCTACTCTCCATCTGCTGTAGAATGAGTTATGTAGTGGCCGCAGCTAATTCCAGCAAATGTCTTCAGGATCAGAAGGTGTTGCTGCTGCAGTTCAAAAATAATCTTACTTATGATTCTGAAGTATCCACCAAGCTGGTTAAGTGGAATCAGAGGATTGACTGCTGTCAATGGCAGGGCATCACCTGCAATGATGCAGGGCAAGTTATTGGTCTTGACCTTAGCTATGAATCGTTCTCCGGCAGTATCAACCAGTTAGCAAATCTTAAGTTTCTCTCTGTTATCCGTCTTGATGTGAACAATTTATCTGCTCCAATTCCAGACTTCTTTTTAGACTTCTCCAATCTAACTGTCTTGAGTCTATATTCCTGCAACTTGATAGGAGAAGTGCCTCAGAAGATATTCCAGGTATCAACTCTGCAGACTATTAACTTATCACAAAATGAACTTTGGGGTTCTTTACCTGAATTTCCTTCAAATGGATCTCTACACACTCTGGATCTGAGCTATACAGGATTCTCAGGAAGTATTCCCACGTCCATCGAGAACCTTACGATGTTGTCGCATGTTGACCTTAGGTTATGTAATTTTACAGGTTCAATTCCATCTTCTATGGAAAATCTAACCCAGCTTTCTTATCTGGATTTCAACTGGAATAGCTTCACCGGTTCTTTTCCAACTTTTAAGCTGTCCAAGAACCTCACCTATATAACTGCTGCTGGGAATAATTTGACAGGAATATCATCGGACTGGGAAGGCCATGAGAATCTTGAGTATCTTGACTTGAGTAATAATTCACTTTCTGGGCTCATTCCATCATCGTTCTTTCACCTACCCTCACTTGTGAGTTTATATCTGGCCAACAACAAATTTTCTGGGCAAATAACTGAATTACAAAATGTAACTTCTCCACTAGTAACTCTTGACTTGAGTGCCAACAAATTGGAAGGGCCAATACCTGAGTTTTTCTTTGAGCTACACGATCTCGGAACTCTTGCACTTTCATCCAACAATTTCAGTGGAACTGTGCACTTGAAGAAGTTTACAAAGCTCAATAACCTTGGAAGCCTTGATCTATCCCACAACAGCTTATCAATTGACACAAATATAAGTGAATCAGACTTTGCCTTGCTCCCCCAGCTTGGTGGTTTATTCTTGGTGTCGTGCCACCTGCAGAATATCTCCTTCCTCAAGAACCAATCCAGCTTGCAGATGCTAGATCTCTCAAGCAGCCAACTTACTGGTGAAATACCAAACTGGTTGTGGGAAATCAATGATGGAAATCTACGTTTTCTGAATCTTTCTGGCAATCAATTCACGCATTTTCAAGAGCCTTATAGATTTGGCATTCTAGATTTCCTTGATCTGCATTCAAATATGCTCACTGGAAATATTCCACTACCACCAATAGCAGCTAAATACGTGGACTTCTCCAACAATAACTTTGCTACTTTGATGCCGCCTGACTTTGGCAATTATCTTGAAATTGCTTGgttcttctcaattgcaaacaacAAAGTTATTGGCAATATCCCTTCTTCAATCTGCAAGGACAGCTATCTTGAAGTACTTGATTTGTCTAACAATAGATTGAAtggcacaataccaccatgtttGGCAGAAACGAGCAGCACACTGAAAGTATTGAACCTGGGAAAAAACAAACTTGCAGGAAATATACCTCGAAATATTTCTCATAATTGTCAGTTACGAAGCCTTGATCTCAGTCAGAATCTCTTATCAG GTCAAATCTCTCCAGCATTTGGAAATCTGAAGCAATTGGGATCACTGGACCTGTCATTCAACAAGTTAGATGGAAATATCCCAGAAAAGCTTGCTAGCCTCACATTTCTTTCCTTCTTAAATTTATCATATAATGAACTGGTTGGAGTGATACCACGAAGTACCCAATTTGATACCTTTGCGGAAAGTTTCAGAGGAAACAAGGGGCTATGCGGGTTTCAGCTGAATAGAACTTGCAAAAATATTTCAGCAGTAGCACCTTCAGAGCCAGAATTTGAGGAGGAGAATTTAATTTCAAGGACGGAGATTTATGTAAGCATTATGTTAGGATTTGCTGTTGGCATTGGGATCATCTTTCTACCACTTTTGTTCTCTAAAAGATGGAACCAGTCGTACAACAAACTAGTTGACAGATGGATTTTAAGGATATTTGAGCAACGAGATCATGATGGGATAACGAGTAAGAGCATTAGCGAACCATCTTGGAAGAAGACGGAAATCAACAGGTAG
- the LOC107820341 gene encoding receptor-like protein 54 isoform X1 — MRSQIMFSQLFLILLLSICCRMSYVVAAANSSKCLQDQKVLLLQFKNNLTYDSEVSTKLVKWNQRIDCCQWQGITCNDAGQVIGLDLSYESFSGSINQLANLKFLSVIRLDVNNLSAPIPDFFLDFSNLTVLSLYSCNLIGEVPQKIFQVSTLQTINLSQNELWGSLPEFPSNGSLHTLDLSYTGFSGSIPTSIENLTMLSHVDLRLCNFTGSIPSSMENLTQLSYLDFNWNSFTGSFPTFKLSKNLTYITAAGNNLTGISSDWEGHENLEYLDLSNNSLSGLIPSSFFHLPSLVSLYLANNKFSGQITELQNVTSPLVTLDLSANKLEGPIPEFFFELHDLGTLALSSNNFSGTVHLKKFTKLNNLGSLDLSHNSLSIDTNISESDFALLPQLGGLFLVSCHLQNISFLKNQSSLQMLDLSSSQLTGEIPNWLWEINDGNLRFLNLSGNQFTHFQEPYRFGILDFLDLHSNMLTGNIPLPPIAAKYVDFSNNNFATLMPPDFGNYLEIAWFFSIANNKVIGNIPSSICKDSYLEVLDLSNNRLNGTIPPCLAETSSTLKVLNLGKNKLAGNIPRNISHNCQLRSLDLSQNLLSGQLPRSLSNCTNLKLMNLGNNKIRDTFPCWLRNLSNLHVLALRFNRFHGNIDCSGMSSNWTALQIIDLASNNLRGILSRNSFLELNAMTADPAIAHSRFDHLHFESVSVRPIYYQDTVGLFLKGQNMTLAKIPVFFTSIDFSSNNFVGDISETVGDLKSLYLLNISHNNLTGQISPAFGNLKQLGSLDLSFNKLDGNIPEKLASLTFLSFLNLSYNELVGVIPRSTQFDTFAESFRGNKGLCGFQLNRTCKNISAVAPSEPEFEEENLISRTEIYVSIMLGFAVGIGIIFLPLLFSKRWNQSYNKLVDRWILRIFEQRDHDGITSKSISEPSWKKTEINR, encoded by the coding sequence ATGAGAAGTCAAATTATGTTTTCCCAGCTTTTCTTGATCCTGCTACTCTCCATCTGCTGTAGAATGAGTTATGTAGTGGCCGCAGCTAATTCCAGCAAATGTCTTCAGGATCAGAAGGTGTTGCTGCTGCAGTTCAAAAATAATCTTACTTATGATTCTGAAGTATCCACCAAGCTGGTTAAGTGGAATCAGAGGATTGACTGCTGTCAATGGCAGGGCATCACCTGCAATGATGCAGGGCAAGTTATTGGTCTTGACCTTAGCTATGAATCGTTCTCCGGCAGTATCAACCAGTTAGCAAATCTTAAGTTTCTCTCTGTTATCCGTCTTGATGTGAACAATTTATCTGCTCCAATTCCAGACTTCTTTTTAGACTTCTCCAATCTAACTGTCTTGAGTCTATATTCCTGCAACTTGATAGGAGAAGTGCCTCAGAAGATATTCCAGGTATCAACTCTGCAGACTATTAACTTATCACAAAATGAACTTTGGGGTTCTTTACCTGAATTTCCTTCAAATGGATCTCTACACACTCTGGATCTGAGCTATACAGGATTCTCAGGAAGTATTCCCACGTCCATCGAGAACCTTACGATGTTGTCGCATGTTGACCTTAGGTTATGTAATTTTACAGGTTCAATTCCATCTTCTATGGAAAATCTAACCCAGCTTTCTTATCTGGATTTCAACTGGAATAGCTTCACCGGTTCTTTTCCAACTTTTAAGCTGTCCAAGAACCTCACCTATATAACTGCTGCTGGGAATAATTTGACAGGAATATCATCGGACTGGGAAGGCCATGAGAATCTTGAGTATCTTGACTTGAGTAATAATTCACTTTCTGGGCTCATTCCATCATCGTTCTTTCACCTACCCTCACTTGTGAGTTTATATCTGGCCAACAACAAATTTTCTGGGCAAATAACTGAATTACAAAATGTAACTTCTCCACTAGTAACTCTTGACTTGAGTGCCAACAAATTGGAAGGGCCAATACCTGAGTTTTTCTTTGAGCTACACGATCTCGGAACTCTTGCACTTTCATCCAACAATTTCAGTGGAACTGTGCACTTGAAGAAGTTTACAAAGCTCAATAACCTTGGAAGCCTTGATCTATCCCACAACAGCTTATCAATTGACACAAATATAAGTGAATCAGACTTTGCCTTGCTCCCCCAGCTTGGTGGTTTATTCTTGGTGTCGTGCCACCTGCAGAATATCTCCTTCCTCAAGAACCAATCCAGCTTGCAGATGCTAGATCTCTCAAGCAGCCAACTTACTGGTGAAATACCAAACTGGTTGTGGGAAATCAATGATGGAAATCTACGTTTTCTGAATCTTTCTGGCAATCAATTCACGCATTTTCAAGAGCCTTATAGATTTGGCATTCTAGATTTCCTTGATCTGCATTCAAATATGCTCACTGGAAATATTCCACTACCACCAATAGCAGCTAAATACGTGGACTTCTCCAACAATAACTTTGCTACTTTGATGCCGCCTGACTTTGGCAATTATCTTGAAATTGCTTGgttcttctcaattgcaaacaacAAAGTTATTGGCAATATCCCTTCTTCAATCTGCAAGGACAGCTATCTTGAAGTACTTGATTTGTCTAACAATAGATTGAAtggcacaataccaccatgtttGGCAGAAACGAGCAGCACACTGAAAGTATTGAACCTGGGAAAAAACAAACTTGCAGGAAATATACCTCGAAATATTTCTCATAATTGTCAGTTACGAAGCCTTGATCTCAGTCAGAATCTCTTATCAGGTCAGCTTCCTCGTTCTTTGTCCAACTGCACAAATCTAAAGCTAATGAATCTGGGAAACAACAAGATCAGGGATACCTTCCCCTGCTGGTTGAGGAACTTATCCAATTTGCACGTACTTGCATTACGCTTCAATCGTTTCCATGGGAACATTGATTGCTCTGGAATGAGTTCCAACTGGACAGCTCTTCAAATCATTGACCTAGCTTCCAATAATTTAAGGGGCATTCTATCCCGAAATTCATTCTTGGAGCTAAATGCAATGACTGCTGATCCAGCTATAGCCCATTCACGCTTTGATCACTTGCATTTTGAGTCTGTATCTGTTAGGCCAATTTACTATCAGGATACAGTCGGTCTTTTTCTTAAAGGACAAAACATGACATTGGCAAAGATCCCCGTCTTCTTCACCTCCATTGATTTTTCAAGTAACAATTTTGTGGGGGACATATCAGAGACAGTTGGAGATCTCAAATCACTTTATCTTCTCAATATTTCACACAACAATCTCACAGGTCAAATCTCTCCAGCATTTGGAAATCTGAAGCAATTGGGATCACTGGACCTGTCATTCAACAAGTTAGATGGAAATATCCCAGAAAAGCTTGCTAGCCTCACATTTCTTTCCTTCTTAAATTTATCATATAATGAACTGGTTGGAGTGATACCACGAAGTACCCAATTTGATACCTTTGCGGAAAGTTTCAGAGGAAACAAGGGGCTATGCGGGTTTCAGCTGAATAGAACTTGCAAAAATATTTCAGCAGTAGCACCTTCAGAGCCAGAATTTGAGGAGGAGAATTTAATTTCAAGGACGGAGATTTATGTAAGCATTATGTTAGGATTTGCTGTTGGCATTGGGATCATCTTTCTACCACTTTTGTTCTCTAAAAGATGGAACCAGTCGTACAACAAACTAGTTGACAGATGGATTTTAAGGATATTTGAGCAACGAGATCATGATGGGATAACGAGTAAGAGCATTAGCGAACCATCTTGGAAGAAGACGGAAATCAACAGGTAG
- the LOC107820340 gene encoding uncharacterized protein LOC107820340, with protein MAYPSDQRSSGRGTVRFVMVLVGLFLVVYMVRPPRLRPSSKAVGSCPPCFCDCEEESMLSLPLDILNSSLADCGKDDPQMNEEMKKDIATLLSEELNLQKNVTNDVLDRTKVLIMSAKRASSHYQKESEKCNIGIDTCEGGREKAQAALIEERKLSALWETRAIEFGWKD; from the exons ATGGCTTACCCATCAGACCAGAGGTCCTCTGGTAGGGGGACAGTGAGATTTGTTATGGTTCTGGTGGGTTTGTTTCTGGTTGTTTACATGGTCAGACCGCCAAGATTGCGCCCCTCTTCTAAGGCTGTGGGTTCATGTCCTCCGTGTTTCTGTGATTGTGAGGAGGAATCCATGCTCTCCCTGCCTTTAG ACATCTTAAACAGCTCATTGGCAG ACTGTGGTAAAGACGATCCTCAAATGAATgaagagatgaagaaggatattgcaACTTTACTGTCAGAGGAGCTTAACTTGCAGAAGAATGTTACTAATGACGTTCTGGATCGCACCAAGGTTCTAATTATGAGCGCCAAAAGAGCATCTTCACACTATCAAAAAGAATCAGAGAAGTGCAACATAGGGATAGATACATGTGAGGGAGGTAGGGAGAAGGCTCAAGCTGCACTGATAGAAGAGCGTAAGCTCTCTGCACTGTGGGAGACACGAGCCATTGAGTTTGGATGGAAGGACTAG